The following nucleotide sequence is from Pseudomonas putida S13.1.2.
CCTGGCCGATGACTTCGGCGGCAGTGAGGTTGCTGTTGAAGCCTTGCTTGCCGGTGGAGCAGAAGCTGCAGTCCAGGGCACAGCCGGCTTGCGACGATACGCACAGGGTGCCGCGGTCGTCGGTAGGAATATAGACGGTCTCGACGCAGCTGCCGGAGGCAACGCGGATCACCCATTTGCGGGTGCCGTCGGCGGAAATGTCTTCACTGACCACTTCCGGAGGGCGAATCTCGGCAACGGCCTCGAGCTTTTCGCGCAAGGCCTTGCCTACGTTGGTCATGGCCGCAAAGTCGGACACGCCAAAATGGTGAATCCATTTCATCACCTGGCCGGCACGGAAGCGCTTTTCCCCGATTGAGTCGAAGAACTGTTCCATTTCCGGCTGGGTCAGCCCCAACAGGTTGATTTTGCCAGTAGATGTCGTCATGGATTCACCCTCACCCGTAAGCTTTCGCTTAGCGAGTGGTTACCTCGGTAGCAGCGAAGAAGTAAGCGATTTCGCGAGCAGCAGCAGCTTCGGAGTCCGAACCGTGAACGGCGTTGGCGTCGATCGACTCGGCGAAGTCAGCACGGATGGTGCCGGCAGCAGCTTCTTTAGGGTTGGTAGCGCCCATCAGCTCACGGTTCAGAGCGATGGCGTTTTCGCCTTCCAGAACCTGAACAACAACCGGGCCGGAAGTCATGAAGGCAACCAGGTCACCGAAGAAGCCGCGCTCGCTGTGCTCAGCGTAGAAGCCTTCGGCTTCGGCTTTGGACAGTTGCTTGATTTTCGAGGCAACGATTTTCAGGCCGGCTTCTTCGAAGCGGGTAGTGATCTTGCCGATGACGTTTTTGGCAACTGCGTCAGGCTTGATGATCGAGAAAGTACGTTGAACAGCCATGGAAAACTCCAGAATATGAGTGTTACGAAAAATTAAACCCGCGAATTATACGCGGGTTTCAGGGGATTGCCTAACCTGCAAGTGACGCTTAGTCGGCTTCGTCGATCCAGGCAGCCTGG
It contains:
- the ndk gene encoding nucleoside-diphosphate kinase; translation: MAVQRTFSIIKPDAVAKNVIGKITTRFEEAGLKIVASKIKQLSKAEAEGFYAEHSERGFFGDLVAFMTSGPVVVQVLEGENAIALNRELMGATNPKEAAAGTIRADFAESIDANAVHGSDSEAAAAREIAYFFAATEVTTR